The following are encoded together in the Peromyscus leucopus breed LL Stock chromosome 1, UCI_PerLeu_2.1, whole genome shotgun sequence genome:
- the Il33 gene encoding LOW QUALITY PROTEIN: interleukin-33 (The sequence of the model RefSeq protein was modified relative to this genomic sequence to represent the inferred CDS: deleted 2 bases in 1 codon), with translation MGPTMRYSTSKMSSAKLSSAAGKALVKPCKPRRSQQKTKEICHVYYMRLRSGLTIKKEACYFEKEPIQGYSLKSGRKREGNFPAYPRDAMKRSMLDTPNFQECAADLPVRESIRESCASLSTYDDQSVCFKVLENGRYVINVEDSGKDQEKDKMLLRYYESPHPSNESGDGVDGKLLMVNMSPIKDTDIRLKANDEDHSVELQKCQVPLPDQVYFVLHKKSSDYVLFECKKKPGMYIGVKDNQLALIEEEDEDNKNIMFKLSKV, from the exons ATGGGACCTACAATGAGATACTCAACGTCCAAAATGTCCTCGGCAAAGCTGAGCAGCGCAGCTGGAAAAGCCTTGGTAAAACCTTGCAAGCCAAGAA GATCCCAACAGAAGACCAAAGAAATTTGCCATGTCTACTACATGAGGCTTCGTTCTGGCCTCACCATAAAAAAGGAGGCCTGTTACTTTGAGAAAGAACCCATCCAAGGTTATTCACTAAAATCAG GTAGAAAGCGTGAAGGGAACTTCCCTGCTTACCCAAGGGATGCCATGAAGCGCTCCATGTTGGATACACCCAATTTCCAAGAATGTGCCGCTGATTTACCTGTCAGAGAGAGTATCCGAG AATCTTGTGCTTCCCTGAGCACATACGATGACCAATCTGTTTGTTTCAAAGTATTGGAGAATGGACGCTATGTGATCAATGTTGAAGATTCTGGAAAAGACCAAGAAAAAG ACAAGATGCTGCTACGTTACTATGAGTCTCCTCATCCCTCAAATGAGTCAG GTGATGGTGTGGATGGTAAGTTGCTGATGGTGAACATGAGTCCTATCAAAGACACGGACATCAGGCTGAAGGCCAATGACGAGGACCACTCTGTGGAG cTCCAAAAGTGTCAAGTTCCACTGCCAGACCAGGTCTATTTCGTCCTTCACAAAAAGTCCTCCGACTATGTTTTATTTGAATGTAAGAAAAAGCCTGGG ATGTACATAGGAGTTAAAGATAACCAGCTTGCTCTAATAGAAGAAGAGGATGAAGATAACAAAAATATCATGTTTAAGCTTTCTAAAGTTTAA